The DNA region AGATTATCATCGTTATCCATCTCTATCCGTGGATTAGACCTCTGCGGTACCCCGTTTACCGTGAGTGGCAGTTCCTCTTGGCATTCTATGAAGAATGATTACTTGTACCATCCAGATCAAGTAATTGCTGAGGATGCCAATGACTGCAAGAAAGAAATGCATAGCAATGCATAGTATTTCAGGAACGGCATCAGAATAATATGCTTGAAGGCTGAGAGTTAGACTATTTCTGTTCCGTCAGCTGATCTATGCCTGCTGATAGGTGCTTCTTGAGGCTATGCTTTCGTGCAGGTTTTCATTGTGAATTCATCATTCGTTACAGAAGGTGCCGTGTAATCTGGTTTTAGAAGACGTCACAATGATCATAGAAGGATATTATGTCCGCAAACTTTTCCGTTCTGAAAGTTCTTGGAGTTCTGATCGAACCATCTGGTCGAGGTATTCAATGGCATATCAGCATTCCAAAATGAATTAAGTCGCGGTCGATTATCGCATTATTTTACATGGCTCCATAATAGGTGCATTTTAGAAAACGCGAAACGCAAGGAATGCTATGAGAAAGCCTGCTATTGTTCCGGTGTTAATATACGGTAGTCCCGGGGCAGGCCTATCACGGTTCCAGAAATAGAGCACTGCCATGCCAACAAGCCCGCCGATCAGTGGCAGCAGCGTGAAGAACAGAATGTGTGCTATCCCGTATATCGCAGAGGAAACAACCATTATACTTGGAAGCGCAATGTCTCCAAATCCTATCATAAGTACGTTTCCCTCTCCGCGGTTATCGAAGGTGAGTCCGCGCATGCTGAACCCCCTGTTTTCTGGAAGGACAAAGAGCATGGGCAGATCAGAATCCACAGCATATCTTGCAAGGCTTATCATATGTTTTGTCTTGTATACTGCAATGTAATCGTAGATCTCAAAGGCTACGAGGAAGGCAACCGCTGCCCATACGCCGAAGGTGATGCCCCAGATCGATGATATCCCAACCGATAGGAAGAATCCAGCGGAATCAGTAATGTACCATTCGTTCCTGAACAGCATCAGGTAGAAGAAGATCATTGCGATGGCTATGGAAGCGGCAAAAATCACGTAAACATTGTACAGAAAGATTGAGAGGAGTATGAGGAAGACGTAGAATATCACGTATGCAACAACTATGGAGTATATGACCCTGAATATCCTCAATCTTCTTTTTCTGCCAAGATATATTATCACAAAGGAAAAGAGAAAGGCTGCGATTATGTATATGAAAACATAGCCAATGCCGTAGGTAGGCGATCTGTGGGCGTAGGAAGATGGCTCAGAGTTGTATATGGCAACAGCTAGAAGTATCGCAAGCAGCGATGAAAGCACGAATATAGCCATAGATATAAGTTCAGCTTTTGCTCGCATTTTTTCTCGTTCTTCTTTCCTTCTTATCGGTACCTTCCGATGTCTTGCGCTTCTTGTTGTATTCACAGCTCATATTCGGGCAGAACTTCCATCTCCTGCCGCCCCTTGATACTGCCAGTATTGGCGCGCCGCAGTATTGGCATGTTTCACCGGTCTTTATTATCTTGCCCATCTGCGGGAGCGGATAGGTTACGGTGCATTTCGGGTAGTTGCTGCACCCAAGGAACCGTTTTCCGTATTTGGATTGCCTGAGGACGAGACGCCCATGATCCGACGGGCATTCCCCATAGTCATCGTTCTCCCTGTTGAAGGTGCAGTCAGGATCGATGCATTTGATCTCCGGAGACTGTCCCTTTCTTATTATCCTGATCATTGGAAGCCCGCATACAGGGCATTTTTCATCGGAGAGCGAAATGGAGCCGTTCCTCTTTATCTTGAAGTTTATCCTGCACGACTGATCCTCGCATCTTATCGTATAGGTGAATCGATCCTTCATGAGCATTATCTTCTTGCCCTCATGGAAGGGGCAATTTCCTATGTCCTGCCCGGAATTAAGTCCCTTTGTTATTATCTCCCTCACAGACTCGGTTCTGTTCATGAAATGACTCAGCACCTCATGGAGCATTCTCTTCGATTCCTCCACGACCTCAGCCTTCCTCATCTCATTCCTCTCTATCCTGTCCATATCCTGCTCCAGCTTCGCGGTCATCTCAGGATCTGCAATGTGCGAGTTCACGGACCTCACTGCATCTATGAATGCCATGCCAAGTGGCGTTGGCCTGACAGGATTTCCCTCTATGAAGCCCCTTTCTATCAGTTTGCCTATGATGTCGTGTCTCGTGCTCTTTGTTCCAAGATTCAGATCCTCCATCTTCTTCAGCAGAGCTGACATATCGTATCTCGGTGGCGGTTTTGTCTCATCCTCTTCCATCTTCCAGTCTACCGCCTTCACCTCCTCGCCTTCAACCAGCTGTGGAAGGTAAACATCCCTGGGCTCATAACCGTATATCTGCGTCCAGCCCCTGTCCGTGGTGCGCTGCCCATTGGCGAGGAATATGTGCCCTGCTATATCTATCTCTGCTTCGGTCACGGTTTTGCTACCGTCCCGGTACAGCGTTGAGAGGAAATGTTTCAGCACGAGATCGTACACGCGGGCGTAATCGCCCTTGAGATCCTCCTTTGGTGCATCCACGGGATATATGGGTGGATGATCAGTCGTTTCCGTTCTACCTCTGGATGGAAGTATCCTATCGAATGATTCTATCTCCTTGACATATTTTGAATATGATGTATTTTCAAGCTTCTTCAGGACGGCCTTCAGATTTATGGATCTCGGATAGACTGTGTTGTCAGTCCTTGGGTAGCTTATTAGACCCCTCATGTAAAGGTTCTCGGCTATGCTCATGGCTTTAGACGGCATTATACCTATTCTTGAAGCTTCCCTGAGAAACTCAGTTGTACTGAAAGGAGCTGGCCTCCTTATGGATTCGTCCCTTGATCTGTAGGAGACAACCCTACCATTCTTTCCATTGATCGAATTGAATATGTTTTCCGCGGTGTTTCTATCCTTTATGTTTTCAGGATATCTGGCAACGAATTTCCCGTCCTTATCGAATACCACATGCAGTGTCCAGTAGGGTTCAGGTCTGAAGCTTATGATCTCCCTCTCTCTATCGACTATTATGGCCAGAGTCGGTGTCTGAACTCTTCCTGCTGAGAGGAAGGATCTGCCGAGTCTGCCTGTGGTGACTGAGAAGAACCTGGTCAGGACGGATCCCCATATGAGATCGATGGATTCCCTGGCATCAGCTGCATCAGCCAGGCTGTAATTCACCCCTATGAGATTTTTAAAGGAATCCATTATCTCGTTTCTCGTCAGAGCGCTGAACTTGGCCCTCTTAACAGATTCATCCCCATTCCTTATTATGTCGAGCGCCTCTACTCCTATCAGTTCCCCTTCTCTGTCATAGTCTGTTGCGATGACTATCTCGTGAACCTTTCCCCTGAATGAGGTGAGGGTCTGGTAGGCTATCCTGTTCTTCACGTTCTTCACTATCTTTGCATCGATCAGATCTGAAAGATCTATCTTGCTCCAGTCGCTGTATCCGCTCTCAAAGTCAGCCTCCACAATGTGTCCGGAGAGTGGTATCAGGTACGTTTTCGCTCCATCGTATTCAAATTCAAGATAGGATGTTCCTTTGGATCTGTGGGATTTGACGTTACCGCCTGAGAGGAAATAGGCTATCCTCCTGCCTGCATCAGCCTTCTCTGCAATTATTATCCTTGAGCCATCCAATATATTACCTCTTTATTCTGAAGTCGGGAAACTCCGTATAGGGAAGGTCATAGACGTCATATCGTTTCACGACAGCATAGGGCATATCAGAAACGCAGTAGTCTATCAGATCAATAACATTGCGCAGTTCCCCGGAAAAGTACCCCTCAACTGATCCATCTATCCTGTTCATCACCCAGCCCTTCACGTTGAGTTCTATCGCCTTTGACAGGGTGTTTGATCTGAAATTTATGCCCTGAACCCTTCCGTAGAATATTATCCGTCTCGTGACCAACATTACAAGACCTAATAGATCACGATGACTAATAGTTTTATGGTGGAACGCAGACGGATGCTTGCATACAGATTCCATCATAATATAAGCGAAATGGTTCAATTCCGTGCATGGCTTCTGTCTGCATCATGTATCAGAATTCATCATGCTTTCTGCTTCCGTCCTCATCGGCAGTATCCCGTATCTGATTGTGAAGAAGGCTAGCGTGATGAATCCAATCAGCGTGTTGATGGCAAAGAAGGAATACGCATCAAGCTTCATCGAATACTGAACTGCAAGAGAAAAGATGTCGGCGGATCCCACTATGATCCCAGTGAAGGCGAACGTCGATATGAACGCAATCTGGCCGCCGAAGGAATAGAAGTTCACGGTATCGGCAGTATCTGGGATCTTACCGTAAAGCCTGTGCATGTTGTATATGATCGAAGAGACAAAATATAGTGCAGTATCCACCATTATGAAGAGGTAATACTGAGTGCCCATCAGGACCTTTATGCTTATCGTTATGAGCATCGAAACGTCTATGAGCAGAAATATGAATGTGGGTGCGGCTATCTTCCACCTTATTATGCTGTTTCCGTCCAGCGGCAGCGACTTTATGAATGAAATGCCGTTGCCCTCTATGACGAGAAAGAGTATGGAATAGAATGATGCAGTGACTATTACAAAAGCCACCATGGCGTTGTAAAGCGTCACGGGATCCACCCTTGTGGTCGGTGCGTAGAGAACCTCGGACATTATGGTTGGAAATACGAAAAATATCGGCATTATGAGAAGTATCAGGTTCTGTGACTTTCTCGACGAAATCTTCAGATCCTTGGAGAAGAACGAAAATGGCCTGCTTCTCACCCTGGTTCTTGTTTGGGCATAAGCTTTTCCGTAGGATCTGGATGCCGGCTCTATAAGCCTGTAGAAGGCACGCCTGTTCATATATACGAACGACAGGCCGATCAGGAGAGTATAGGATATTGAAATGAAGTATCCTGTGAGATGAGAATAGAAACTATGGAAGAAGAACAGTGAAGACTGTATATTGAATACCGGTACGAAATAGGAATATGGGTAAGGGAGTTTTGGTATCACTCCGTTAACCAGGTTCGCATTGTAGAGTATTATCTCAAATATTGCAAAGACAAATATGAGAAATATCACCCTGCCGGCATTTCTCAGGATACTGGACACTCTCGTACGCCTTCCGCTGATCCTGCTTCCGAAAGCCACGAAGAGCGATGATCCGATGACGTATCCGAGGAGAATGGAGAAGAGACTCCATATGGCTCCTACGATGAGTATATAGATGCTGTTGAGGAGGAAGGCTGAGAGAAAGACTGCCGGAAGAACCGCAAAGAGCGAGGAGCTGCCGGTGTATATGAACCATGAAACAGCTATAACATGATCCGGGAAATCAACAGGAAGCAGTCTTAGCGGATCAAGTATATGGTTTATGTTCACCGAAACGAAGAAGAGGAGCGAATTTGATATGTTTATGAAGAGAGAATATATGAAGAGCAGAAGAACAACGCTCGATAACGTGTATATCTCATGCGAGATGAGGCTTGGAGCAACAAGTATCAGAGAAAATATCATGAAGGACAGAGATGTGGCTCCGTATGATATGTTCACGAATCTCATTATATAACTTCCTTTGTTTCTGACTCTTGCCGTTCTGGACATGAAGGACGCTGAATTCTTGAGCGCAAGATAGCGCTCTTCAATAAGTATCCTTCTGGCAAGATAGAACAGCGTCTTAGTGTTCAATCTCATCCCTCAGGTACCTTGCGACCTCCGGTACATCTTCAGCGTTTGTAAGTTTCAGAAATATCTCCTCGAGATTCTGTGAAGGTTCATTTGCGGCACTTCTGAGATCCTCTATCGTGCCGTTGGCCACGATGCGGCCGTTATACAATATGGCAACATGGTCGCACAGGGATTCCGCTATCTCAAGTATATGAGTTGAAAATACGATTATCTTTCCATGATCGCGCATGTCGGTGAGGATGCTCTTGAACAGTTTTGCTGATCTGGGGTCGAGACCGTTTATACCTTCATCGACTATCAGTATCTTCGGATCATGCATTATTGCCGATATTATGGCGATCTTCTGCCTGTTTCCGAATGAGAGCGATCCGATGAAATCATTCATGTATTCAGAAACACCGAATGCATCGATCAGGGCATCTATCCTTCTCCTGAATGTGTTCTCATCTATGCGGCGTATGGACGCTATAAAGCTGAACAGTTCAGAAGGCGTCATCGATTCATATAAAATGGGAGTCTCCGGTACATATCCTGATATCGCCTTTATCTCCAGAGGATCTTTTATGCTGTCATAACCGCACACGTTTGCCTTGCCCCTGGTCTGCTTCAAAAGACCGAGAATTATCTTCATCATGGTTGTTTTGCCAGATCCGTTTGGGCCAAGCACACCATATATGGTCCCTTCCGGTATCTCGAGCGATACATCGTCAAGGGCCAGTTTCTCGCCGTAACGCATGGAAATATTATCAAGCTTGATGGAACAGGTCATCGTATGTTCACAACAATAATAACAAAAGGACATTAATAAGTGTAGATGTGCGTCAACTACTTCTCATTGACGGAAGGAGCCAGTTGCTGGTCTCCCATCCACCCATAGATAAATGCCTTTTCGTTCTTGATCTACGATTTGTCAGCGGCCAACGCCTGAGATATGTATAATCCGTAATTCTAATAACTATTTATACAAATACTGTATTATATTATTAACTATGAAAGCAAATGAGGTATTAAATCTGCTACGAATATCATGAAAGACGGTTCATGTATACGCCTCAACGGGGAAGAAAGGTTCAATGGAGATAGGCTATGAGGATAATTCTAACTGAACAGATCTTCATCCGTGATAATGGCGTAATATCCAGAATGT from Thermoplasma sp. Kam2015 includes:
- a CDS encoding presenilin family intramembrane aspartyl protease PSH translates to MRAKAELISMAIFVLSSLLAILLAVAIYNSEPSSYAHRSPTYGIGYVFIYIIAAFLFSFVIIYLGRKRRLRIFRVIYSIVVAYVIFYVFLILLSIFLYNVYVIFAASIAIAMIFFYLMLFRNEWYITDSAGFFLSVGISSIWGITFGVWAAVAFLVAFEIYDYIAVYKTKHMISLARYAVDSDLPMLFVLPENRGFSMRGLTFDNRGEGNVLMIGFGDIALPSIMVVSSAIYGIAHILFFTLLPLIGGLVGMAVLYFWNRDRPAPGLPYINTGTIAGFLIAFLAFRVF
- a CDS encoding DNA topoisomerase I, whose product is MDGSRIIIAEKADAGRRIAYFLSGGNVKSHRSKGTSYLEFEYDGAKTYLIPLSGHIVEADFESGYSDWSKIDLSDLIDAKIVKNVKNRIAYQTLTSFRGKVHEIVIATDYDREGELIGVEALDIIRNGDESVKRAKFSALTRNEIMDSFKNLIGVNYSLADAADARESIDLIWGSVLTRFFSVTTGRLGRSFLSAGRVQTPTLAIIVDREREIISFRPEPYWTLHVVFDKDGKFVARYPENIKDRNTAENIFNSINGKNGRVVSYRSRDESIRRPAPFSTTEFLREASRIGIMPSKAMSIAENLYMRGLISYPRTDNTVYPRSINLKAVLKKLENTSYSKYVKEIESFDRILPSRGRTETTDHPPIYPVDAPKEDLKGDYARVYDLVLKHFLSTLYRDGSKTVTEAEIDIAGHIFLANGQRTTDRGWTQIYGYEPRDVYLPQLVEGEEVKAVDWKMEEDETKPPPRYDMSALLKKMEDLNLGTKSTRHDIIGKLIERGFIEGNPVRPTPLGMAFIDAVRSVNSHIADPEMTAKLEQDMDRIERNEMRKAEVVEESKRMLHEVLSHFMNRTESVREIITKGLNSGQDIGNCPFHEGKKIMLMKDRFTYTIRCEDQSCRINFKIKRNGSISLSDEKCPVCGLPMIRIIRKGQSPEIKCIDPDCTFNRENDDYGECPSDHGRLVLRQSKYGKRFLGCSNYPKCTVTYPLPQMGKIIKTGETCQYCGAPILAVSRGGRRWKFCPNMSCEYNKKRKTSEGTDKKERRTRKNASKS
- a CDS encoding acylphosphatase, whose product is MLVTRRIIFYGRVQGINFRSNTLSKAIELNVKGWVMNRIDGSVEGYFSGELRNVIDLIDYCVSDMPYAVVKRYDVYDLPYTEFPDFRIKR
- a CDS encoding permease encodes the protein MRLNTKTLFYLARRILIEERYLALKNSASFMSRTARVRNKGSYIMRFVNISYGATSLSFMIFSLILVAPSLISHEIYTLSSVVLLLFIYSLFINISNSLLFFVSVNINHILDPLRLLPVDFPDHVIAVSWFIYTGSSSLFAVLPAVFLSAFLLNSIYILIVGAIWSLFSILLGYVIGSSLFVAFGSRISGRRTRVSSILRNAGRVIFLIFVFAIFEIILYNANLVNGVIPKLPYPYSYFVPVFNIQSSLFFFHSFYSHLTGYFISISYTLLIGLSFVYMNRRAFYRLIEPASRSYGKAYAQTRTRVRSRPFSFFSKDLKISSRKSQNLILLIMPIFFVFPTIMSEVLYAPTTRVDPVTLYNAMVAFVIVTASFYSILFLVIEGNGISFIKSLPLDGNSIIRWKIAAPTFIFLLIDVSMLITISIKVLMGTQYYLFIMVDTALYFVSSIIYNMHRLYGKIPDTADTVNFYSFGGQIAFISTFAFTGIIVGSADIFSLAVQYSMKLDAYSFFAINTLIGFITLAFFTIRYGILPMRTEAESMMNSDT
- a CDS encoding ABC transporter ATP-binding protein — protein: MTCSIKLDNISMRYGEKLALDDVSLEIPEGTIYGVLGPNGSGKTTMMKIILGLLKQTRGKANVCGYDSIKDPLEIKAISGYVPETPILYESMTPSELFSFIASIRRIDENTFRRRIDALIDAFGVSEYMNDFIGSLSFGNRQKIAIISAIMHDPKILIVDEGINGLDPRSAKLFKSILTDMRDHGKIIVFSTHILEIAESLCDHVAILYNGRIVANGTIEDLRSAANEPSQNLEEIFLKLTNAEDVPEVARYLRDEIEH